A genomic segment from Syntrophotalea acetylenivorans encodes:
- a CDS encoding YkgJ family cysteine cluster protein: MIDNPEIKNILRHYQTLLTSVDQWFSRCKESFEGQIHCAAGCAACCRGLFDITLLDAFLLQSGFNRLSPERQKTVRAKAEKRLRQLQSDWSGFQHPYLLNHLPDELWTEMPEDDRVPCPLLGEDGACLVYEHRPMICRTHGLPNIDDSGESFSDLYCTLNFDGIDPLSLDKLRWSFRRVYAQEFDLLALFNQQLLGSPLREADTFIPLALLIDFPALAADPSLVLSR, from the coding sequence TTGATCGACAATCCAGAGATAAAAAACATCCTGCGGCATTACCAGACTTTATTGACTTCGGTGGATCAATGGTTTTCCCGGTGTAAAGAGTCTTTTGAGGGGCAGATTCATTGTGCGGCAGGTTGTGCGGCCTGTTGCCGCGGCTTGTTTGATATCACGCTGCTCGATGCCTTTTTGTTGCAGTCTGGTTTCAATCGCCTGTCTCCTGAGCGTCAGAAGACCGTCCGGGCCAAGGCCGAAAAGCGCCTTCGGCAGTTACAGTCCGACTGGTCTGGATTTCAGCATCCTTACCTGTTGAATCATTTACCCGACGAGCTCTGGACCGAAATGCCGGAGGACGACCGGGTACCTTGTCCGCTACTGGGGGAAGACGGCGCTTGCCTGGTTTATGAACACCGGCCGATGATCTGCCGCACCCACGGCCTGCCCAACATCGACGACAGCGGTGAAAGTTTTTCCGATCTCTATTGTACTCTGAACTTTGACGGTATCGATCCCTTGAGTTTGGATAAATTGCGTTGGTCTTTTCGTCGCGTTTATGCCCAGGAATTCGACCTGCTTGCCCTGTTTAATCAGCAACTCCTCGGTTCACCTTTAAGAGAGGCCGATACCTTCATCCCCTTGGCTCTGCTCATTGATTTTCCCGCCCTTGCGGCCGATCCTTCCCTGGTTTTATCCCGCTGA
- a CDS encoding methyl-accepting chemotaxis protein, with product MATEETKQLTLGIIGGGHGGLEMLKIFADSGLVKVVYMVDREVKAPGMVEAKALGVQQETDLIAAVKSHRTDFIIEATGSPKVQELIEENRNPATELISAKGSLMFYNVLNESRKKTNKHVSDQIGTISEEITASTKTIKGALGGITQVALNLEMLAINAAIEAARAGEKGRSFAVVAEAVKTTADEAKTLLESIEAVNNDNSLMSEQLEELLEQLH from the coding sequence ATGGCGACAGAAGAAACGAAACAATTGACTCTGGGAATTATCGGTGGCGGCCATGGCGGACTGGAGATGCTTAAGATCTTTGCCGATAGTGGTCTGGTAAAGGTAGTCTATATGGTGGACCGCGAGGTCAAGGCTCCGGGTATGGTCGAAGCCAAGGCTTTGGGTGTCCAGCAGGAGACCGATCTTATCGCGGCGGTTAAGAGCCACCGTACCGATTTCATTATCGAGGCAACTGGATCTCCTAAAGTTCAGGAACTCATCGAAGAGAACCGTAACCCGGCGACGGAGCTTATTAGCGCCAAAGGGTCCCTGATGTTTTATAACGTTTTAAACGAGAGCCGTAAAAAAACCAATAAGCACGTCTCCGATCAGATCGGCACTATCAGTGAAGAGATTACCGCAAGTACCAAAACAATCAAAGGTGCTTTAGGCGGAATTACTCAGGTTGCTCTAAACCTGGAAATGTTGGCGATCAATGCCGCCATCGAAGCGGCACGGGCCGGTGAAAAAGGGCGCAGCTTCGCAGTAGTTGCTGAAGCGGTCAAGACGACAGCTGATGAAGCCAAGACGCTGCTGGAAAGTATCGAGGCGGTAAACAACGATAACAGTCTTATGTCGGAACAGCTCGAAGAATTGCTGGAACAACTGCATTAG
- a CDS encoding potassium channel family protein: protein MRLKKQAAVIGLLLAAPMFLGLWANHFLNHALISNLSLGFGILFISYTIIQILIYIFRTNEISRDVIYGSLVVYLLLGIVWGFAFTLLEGLQPGSFNIPVGQTQELRELFFYYSFITLTTLGYGDITPLSVPANSLSLLEAIIGQIYLTVLVAKLVGVHIAQTMEKNK, encoded by the coding sequence GTGCGACTGAAAAAACAGGCGGCCGTAATTGGTCTGTTGCTCGCTGCACCAATGTTTTTAGGGCTGTGGGCAAATCATTTTTTAAATCATGCTCTTATCAGTAACCTGAGCCTCGGTTTTGGCATACTGTTCATCAGTTATACTATTATCCAAATTTTAATCTATATCTTCAGAACGAATGAAATCAGCCGCGACGTTATCTACGGTTCTTTGGTGGTCTATCTGTTGTTGGGCATTGTCTGGGGGTTTGCCTTTACCTTGCTCGAAGGATTGCAGCCCGGATCTTTTAATATACCGGTCGGTCAGACTCAGGAGTTACGTGAACTTTTTTTCTATTACAGTTTCATTACCTTGACCACCCTTGGTTACGGTGATATCACTCCTTTGAGCGTTCCTGCCAACTCGCTGTCGTTGTTGGAGGCCATAATCGGTCAAATATATTTGACCGTTTTGGTTGCCAAACTTGTGGGTGTTCATATCGCTCAAACCATGGAAAAAAATAAATAG
- a CDS encoding J domain-containing protein has product MSAILSETEIFKACRTLFGAEVDLSLDFLSYLQPSGVKVAYRQKVKETHPDTFVGDAAQKRRQTGLFQEVAAAYELIGHFFKQRERGVALVGRSYSSPRPTQPQSTKPPGGFRSSRPTQERPQARRPSGWGASPRQSHLYCGKLPGRTLEFGLFLYYQRLIDYRQLVEALVWQRRQRPNLGDIAQRWGWLTEQEIRAILNSRGHLRRFGEKAVHLQYLSERQLQTLLYYQRSQQQRLGEFFIEKKILTAADIERLVLEQQAHNQKIAAELLRANR; this is encoded by the coding sequence TTGTCGGCCATTCTCTCAGAAACCGAAATTTTTAAAGCATGTCGTACACTTTTCGGTGCGGAAGTCGACCTGTCTCTCGATTTTCTCTCCTACTTGCAGCCAAGCGGCGTCAAGGTTGCCTATCGGCAAAAGGTTAAGGAAACCCATCCCGATACTTTTGTGGGGGATGCCGCACAAAAACGTCGTCAAACCGGTCTCTTTCAAGAAGTGGCGGCAGCTTATGAACTGATCGGTCATTTCTTTAAACAGAGGGAGCGGGGGGTGGCGCTGGTTGGTCGTTCTTATTCTTCACCAAGGCCGACTCAACCTCAATCAACCAAGCCTCCCGGCGGCTTTCGCAGCAGCCGGCCAACCCAGGAACGGCCTCAGGCCCGACGCCCATCCGGCTGGGGGGCCAGCCCCCGGCAGTCTCATCTCTATTGTGGCAAGTTGCCTGGACGGACCTTGGAGTTCGGCCTTTTTCTCTATTATCAGCGTTTGATCGATTATCGGCAGTTGGTTGAGGCCTTGGTCTGGCAGCGCCGTCAGCGCCCCAATCTGGGCGATATTGCTCAACGCTGGGGCTGGCTGACAGAGCAAGAGATTCGTGCCATTCTCAACTCACGCGGGCATTTGCGTCGTTTTGGAGAAAAGGCGGTTCACCTTCAGTACCTTAGTGAACGTCAGTTGCAGACGCTGCTCTATTATCAGCGTTCGCAGCAACAACGCCTTGGCGAGTTTTTTATCGAAAAAAAGATCTTGACGGCCGCTGATATCGAGCGCCTGGTTCTCGAGCAACAGGCTCATAACCAAAAGATCGCTGCCGAGCTGTTACGCGCAAATCGTTGA
- a CDS encoding ribonuclease Z, producing the protein MSSSARLFRYLEAKFCAGLLDDPVLLVRVRPLGRNLLFDCGQIHHLAKRVLKQTQAIFISHAHMDHFMGIDTFIRNVLVSPGTFEIFGPPGLAVKLQHKLAGYDWNLAERFWCSLRVREVHAESIVSWLFPGPKGFPCLYEGEQRREGRIVYRNDYLQVEAVLCDHKIPVVAYCCRERPIFSVDRQRLQHAGLVAGPWLEELKRRFYNGFIDRTPLKVLRRFSDDITPGSEPDAESLYRSICRSVSPASIGYVSDIGFSPENLIRLNPLLKDVFLLIAECAFLSEDIAKARRSYHLCTQDLNRLLDDLRPGYFLPMHLSKTYNGRCQVLYQELQMPPEVSLIQIPEHLLPRPLLPCDFPRLPPKLKSIPGTFH; encoded by the coding sequence GTGAGTTCGTCAGCTCGTTTATTCCGATATCTGGAGGCGAAATTTTGTGCTGGGTTGCTTGACGATCCGGTGCTGCTGGTGCGGGTCAGACCCTTGGGCCGCAATTTGTTGTTCGATTGCGGGCAGATTCATCATCTGGCGAAACGGGTGTTGAAGCAGACTCAGGCCATATTTATCAGCCATGCCCACATGGACCACTTCATGGGAATCGACACCTTTATACGCAATGTGCTGGTTTCGCCAGGGACCTTTGAAATATTCGGACCCCCGGGCTTGGCCGTTAAGCTGCAGCATAAACTGGCCGGCTATGACTGGAATCTGGCCGAACGGTTCTGGTGCTCTCTGCGGGTGCGGGAGGTTCATGCAGAATCGATCGTTAGTTGGTTGTTCCCGGGTCCAAAGGGTTTCCCCTGCCTGTATGAGGGAGAACAGCGGCGCGAAGGACGCATTGTTTATCGTAACGACTACCTGCAAGTGGAGGCTGTTCTCTGCGATCACAAAATCCCTGTTGTGGCCTACTGTTGCAGAGAACGACCGATTTTTTCTGTCGACCGACAGCGATTGCAGCATGCCGGCCTGGTGGCGGGACCCTGGTTGGAGGAGCTGAAAAGACGTTTTTACAACGGTTTCATCGATCGCACACCATTAAAAGTTTTGCGCCGCTTCAGCGATGACATCACCCCGGGGTCTGAGCCCGATGCCGAAAGTCTTTATCGATCCATTTGCCGTTCCGTTTCACCGGCGAGCATTGGCTATGTCAGTGATATCGGCTTTAGTCCGGAGAACCTGATACGACTCAATCCTCTTCTTAAGGATGTCTTTCTTCTGATTGCCGAATGTGCTTTTTTAAGTGAGGATATTGCCAAGGCTCGTCGCTCCTATCACCTCTGTACCCAAGACCTGAATCGGCTGCTCGATGACCTGCGGCCGGGGTACTTTCTGCCCATGCATCTGTCCAAAACCTATAACGGTCGCTGTCAGGTATTGTATCAAGAGTTGCAAATGCCACCGGAGGTATCGCTCATCCAAATTCCCGAGCACCTGCTACCGAGGCCGTTGTTGCCTTGCGATTTCCCACGACTGCCGCCTAAGCTGAAAAGCATCCCCGGAACCTTTCATTGA
- a CDS encoding methyl-accepting chemotaxis protein, producing MKNLKISQKIFLLSGSLLLAFTLIASWMYLAAKDNVLQGRRSEIKHVVETAWGVLDHYAKQSAQGLISEEEGKEKAMAAVKALRFDGKNYLWINDFQPRMIMHPLDPELVGQNLAGKKDLNGKAMFSEMAQLCRKQGQGFVEYSWHKPGSDQAVAKISFVKKLPQWDWIIGAGAYMDDIHASLSKIFYLTFGSLAIILIGGVLLTLYIDRLIAKPINLAVTEMEKLGNGNFDVKLEMDRTDEVGRLAAAMNTMIGNLREIFVGVRSMGVKIASNSLQMSKQIDTSAHHAQEQSEIAHDIFASSKEATAAHGEISSNTQRICASTSNNLDTARVSFQELMDVNDHMNSMTEKIDSYTETINQMDSESQEIKKIVTLIKSIATQTSLLSLNAAIEAARAGQAGKGFAIVADEVKKLAEEVNVASEDIAAKINIMLTHIETSIEESKEVSHLSQITKTAVAKSSNSFKDMIRDFESNDDQLQGITASVEELSAANDEIHGKVTTINDVSQEVSQLMAEGQQLSEDLYEITEKLLENNARFKTGTGYGEQVVGEAMKLRRKIRDILQDMHKRGVNVFDQNYQPIPGSNPTKYKTCYDDAFAGAVQGLTDNLMNSLKSCSFVLCVDSNGYAPTHNGIYAQAVTGNPETDRVNSRDKRMFDDKAGLKSAKNTKPVLLHSYLRDTGEVLSEFAVPIKVDGKHWGALRIALAPEVIMD from the coding sequence GTGAAAAATCTGAAAATTTCCCAAAAAATCTTTCTATTAAGTGGAAGTCTGCTCTTGGCTTTCACCTTGATAGCCAGTTGGATGTACCTGGCTGCCAAGGACAACGTCCTCCAAGGTCGCCGCAGTGAAATCAAGCATGTGGTGGAAACGGCCTGGGGGGTACTCGACCACTATGCCAAACAATCGGCACAAGGGTTGATCAGCGAAGAAGAGGGCAAGGAAAAGGCCATGGCCGCCGTTAAAGCACTGCGTTTCGACGGCAAGAACTACTTGTGGATCAACGACTTCCAGCCACGCATGATCATGCATCCCCTTGATCCGGAACTGGTCGGCCAGAACTTGGCGGGGAAAAAAGATCTTAACGGCAAGGCCATGTTTTCCGAAATGGCCCAGTTGTGCCGCAAGCAGGGCCAGGGTTTTGTCGAATATTCCTGGCATAAACCGGGAAGCGACCAGGCCGTCGCCAAGATCTCTTTTGTTAAGAAGCTTCCCCAGTGGGACTGGATCATCGGTGCCGGCGCCTACATGGACGACATCCATGCATCCCTGAGCAAAATCTTCTACCTGACCTTCGGTTCTCTGGCCATTATTCTGATCGGCGGCGTCCTGCTGACCCTGTACATCGACCGCCTGATCGCCAAGCCTATCAACCTCGCCGTTACCGAAATGGAAAAACTCGGCAACGGTAACTTTGATGTCAAACTTGAGATGGACCGCACCGACGAAGTCGGCCGCCTGGCAGCCGCCATGAATACCATGATTGGAAACCTGCGAGAAATCTTCGTCGGCGTCCGCTCCATGGGGGTCAAGATCGCTTCCAACTCCCTGCAAATGAGCAAGCAGATCGATACCTCGGCGCACCATGCCCAGGAGCAGAGCGAGATCGCCCACGATATCTTCGCCAGCAGCAAGGAAGCCACTGCCGCGCATGGCGAAATTTCCAGCAACACTCAGCGCATCTGCGCCTCGACCAGCAATAACCTGGATACAGCCAGGGTGTCCTTTCAGGAACTGATGGACGTCAACGATCACATGAACTCCATGACCGAAAAGATCGATAGCTACACGGAAACCATTAACCAGATGGATTCCGAGTCGCAGGAGATCAAGAAAATCGTCACCCTGATCAAATCGATCGCTACCCAGACCTCGCTCCTGTCTCTTAATGCTGCCATCGAGGCGGCCCGTGCCGGCCAAGCCGGCAAGGGCTTTGCCATCGTTGCCGATGAAGTGAAAAAGCTGGCCGAAGAAGTCAACGTGGCCAGCGAAGACATTGCGGCAAAAATCAACATCATGCTGACCCATATCGAGACCTCCATCGAGGAATCGAAAGAGGTGAGTCATTTATCCCAGATCACCAAGACCGCCGTGGCCAAATCGTCCAACAGCTTTAAGGACATGATCCGCGATTTCGAGAGCAATGATGACCAGTTGCAGGGCATCACCGCCTCGGTAGAAGAACTCTCCGCGGCCAATGACGAGATCCACGGCAAAGTCACCACCATCAACGATGTGAGCCAGGAGGTTTCCCAGCTCATGGCCGAAGGCCAACAACTCTCAGAGGACCTCTACGAAATAACTGAAAAACTGCTGGAAAACAATGCCCGCTTCAAAACCGGCACCGGCTATGGCGAGCAAGTGGTCGGCGAAGCCATGAAATTGCGCCGGAAAATACGGGACATCCTGCAGGATATGCACAAACGGGGGGTCAACGTCTTTGATCAGAATTACCAGCCGATTCCGGGCAGTAACCCCACCAAATATAAGACCTGCTATGACGATGCCTTTGCCGGTGCCGTCCAGGGCCTGACCGACAATTTGATGAACAGCCTCAAGAGCTGCAGCTTTGTCCTCTGTGTCGACAGCAACGGTTATGCGCCAACCCATAACGGTATCTACGCTCAAGCGGTGACCGGCAACCCCGAGACCGATCGTGTCAACAGCCGTGACAAGCGGATGTTCGACGACAAAGCCGGTCTAAAAAGTGCCAAGAACACCAAACCGGTACTGTTGCACAGCTACCTGCGCGATACCGGAGAGGTGCTGAGCGAATTCGCCGTGCCCATCAAGGTTGATGGCAAGCATTGGGGCGCACTGCGTATCGCTCTGGCTCCCGAAGTCATCATGGACTAA